The nucleotide sequence CCATGCCAACGTACTGGCCAACATCGCGGCCATCACCGAAGGCTCGGCATTCGGCGCGCACGAAATCGCCCTCTCCTGGATGCCGCTGACCCACGACATGGGCCTGATCGGGTTCCATCTGACGTTGCTTTGCCACGCCTTCAATCATCACCTGATGGCGACCGATCTGTTCGCCCGGCGCCCACTGCTGTGGCTGGACAAGGCGGCCGAGAAGAAAGCCACGCTGTTGTGTTCGCCGAACTTCGGCTATCGCCACACACTGCGCGCGATCAGCGCCAAGGGCTTGCCGGATATCGATCTGTCGCATGTCCGCCTGATCTACAACGGCGCCGAACCGATCGCCGCGCCGCTGGCACGTGAATTTCTGGAAACACTCGCGCCGACCGGCCTGTCGCCCGACGTCATGTTCTGTGTCTACGGGCTGGCCGAGGCCAGCCTGGCGGCGACCTTCCCGCCGGCCGGCGCCGGCCTGTCCACGGTCAGGGTCGCGCGCGGCGAGCTGGGCATCGGCGACACCGTGCGCTTCGACGATTCCGACAACGCCATCGAACTGGTGAATCTCGGTACCCCGGTCGTCGGCGCGGATCTGCGCATCGCCGATGCCGACGGCCGAGCGCTGGGCGCGGACACGGTCGGCCGGGTCTGGATCGCCGGGCCCAACGTTACCGCCGGCTATTACGCCAACGACGCGGCCAATGCGGCGGCACGGGTCGGCGACGGCTGGCTGGATACGGGCGATCTCGGCTTCGTGCATGCGGGCGACCTGTACATCACCGGGCGCGCCAAGGACATCATCTTCATCAACGGCGCCAACCATTATCCCCAGGATCTGGAAGCCATCGCCCAGGCCGCCGACGGCGTGGAGCTGAACAAGGTCGCCGCGGCCGGCGTGCGCGCGCCCGGCGCGGACGCCGACGAACTGGTGTTTTTCGTGGTCTTTCGCGGCCATACCGAGGATTTCGTGCCCATCGCGCGCGCGGTCGCGCAGCGCGTGAATCACGGCACCGGCCTGGCGGTGGATCACGTGATCCCGGTGCGCCAGATCCCCAAGACCACCAGCGGCAAGCTGCAACGCGCCACCCTCGCCCGCGATTATGCCGAGGGCGGCTTCGACGATGTCGTCGCCGAGCTGGATGCGTTGATGGCAACCCGCGATACGTCTGCCGACGCGCCGGCTGGCGCCGGCCTCGCGGACGAACTCAAGGCCATCTGTGATGAAGTCGCCCCGGACAAGCAAATCGGCCCCGGCGACGACCTGTTCGAGATCGGACTCTCCTCGCTGGAGCTGGCCCAGATCCACGAAGGCATCGAGGCGCGCTGGCCGGATACCATCGAAATCAACGACTTGTTTGACTATCCGACGATCAACGATCTGGCCGCCTTTCTGGCGCGTGAAACCGCGGCCTGAGGCACACCCGTGCACCTTCAGCCGATCTGCGCCCGCCAGGCTTCGCGGAACGTCTCGGCGCGATCAGCAGACCAGCTCGGCTCGTACACCACGCTTGGCTGCCAGTCGATGACCGCATCGGCCAGCCGGATTTCGTCGTGTGGATCGATCGCCATACGCGCCAGCGCGGCCGCTCCCATCGGCGTCGCGTGGGCATGCGGATACACTTCGAGCGGCTTCTGGGTGAGGTCCGCCACCGCCTGCATGAGCCGTTGCGACTGGGTGAGCCCGCCATCGACCCGTAACCGCTCGATGGGTTGGCCTGCGTCGGTGCCGATAAGATCGGTCAGCTCGGCAACCTGTGCCGCGATCCCTTCCAATACCGCCAGCACCAGATGGCACGGCCAGGTGGCGAGGTTCATGCCCGTGAACCGGGCGCGCGCCTCGGGCCGCCACCAGGGCGCGGCCAGGCCGGCGAAGGCCGGCACGCAGAACGCCCCCTGTGAGGTTTCGGCCGCGACTTGGTCCAGGTCCGCGGCCCTGCCGATCCAGCCCAGTTCCGCCAGCCAGCGAACGGCCGAAGCCGCGGTATAGACCTGACCGTCCACGCAGTACTGGTTGCGATCGCGCAGGCGCCAGGCGGCCG is from Salinisphaera sp. LB1 and encodes:
- a CDS encoding AMP-binding protein translates to MTSFNTLADALDAAAETDGEIGFIDGANDERRLSYRLLKRAALRMLAVLQAEGAAPGEPIILYIADNLRFVQFYWAAIYGGLIPVPVAAGATDAHLAKLAKVWAHMDEPRVVTDARHMERILGYFENNGAAAAGERLAETALSDEPPAVEQAAEQATLAANDTAFIQFSSGSTGDPKGVVLTHANVLANIAAITEGSAFGAHEIALSWMPLTHDMGLIGFHLTLLCHAFNHHLMATDLFARRPLLWLDKAAEKKATLLCSPNFGYRHTLRAISAKGLPDIDLSHVRLIYNGAEPIAAPLAREFLETLAPTGLSPDVMFCVYGLAEASLAATFPPAGAGLSTVRVARGELGIGDTVRFDDSDNAIELVNLGTPVVGADLRIADADGRALGADTVGRVWIAGPNVTAGYYANDAANAAARVGDGWLDTGDLGFVHAGDLYITGRAKDIIFINGANHYPQDLEAIAQAADGVELNKVAAAGVRAPGADADELVFFVVFRGHTEDFVPIARAVAQRVNHGTGLAVDHVIPVRQIPKTTSGKLQRATLARDYAEGGFDDVVAELDALMATRDTSADAPAGAGLADELKAICDEVAPDKQIGPGDDLFEIGLSSLELAQIHEGIEARWPDTIEINDLFDYPTINDLAAFLARETAA